In Lemur catta isolate mLemCat1 chromosome 1, mLemCat1.pri, whole genome shotgun sequence, one DNA window encodes the following:
- the TINF2 gene encoding TERF1-interacting nuclear factor 2 isoform X1, giving the protein MAAPPGVGPATLRFAAAAAWQVVRGRYVEHFPRVLEFLQSLRAAAPGLVRYRHHERVCMGLKAKVVVEMILQGQPWVQVLNALNHHFPESGPVVRDPKATKQDLRKILEAQETFCQQVKELSEAPVDLASKLLQELEQEYGEPFLAAMEKLFFEYLCQLEKALPTPQTEQLQDVLSWMQPGVSITSSLAVSQYGVDMGWPLPECSVTDSVNLTEPMQQAAPQQPRLALHSPLPKAKPGPYLPQGPASKNHPEPLAGHHFNLAPLGQRRVQSQWAPARGGHKERPTVMLFPFRNLGSPTQVISKPENREHGMCTADPADAVCTRAASAGKSKNPCQTLEGTALKENPVDLSASEQKENCLDCSTDSLRLLSPPRARKPVYSPSLCSSVITIGDLVLDSDEEEDGQRDGKETLENYQKTKFDTLIPTFYEYLPPSGPSAMPGPSHDYIDRSRPL; this is encoded by the exons ATGGCCGCCCCCCCGGGGGTCGGTCCTGCAACTCTGCGCTTCGCAGCCGCAGCCGCCTGGCAAGTCGTGCGAGGACGCTACGTGGAGCACTTCCCGCGAGTACTGGAGTTTCTGCAATCCTTGCGCGCTGCCGCCCCTGGCTTGGTGCGCTACCGGCACCATGAACGTGTGTGCATGGGCCTAAAGGCCAAG GTGGTGGTGGAGATGATCCTGCAGGGCCAGCCTTGGGTCCAGGTCCTGAATGCTCTGAATCACCACTTCCCAGAATCTGGACCTGTGGTACGGGACCCCAAAGCT ACAAAGCAAGATCTGAGGAAGATTTTGGAGGCACAGGAAACCTTTTGTCAGCAAGTGAAGGAGTTGTCGGAGGCTCCTGTGGATTTGGCCTCAAAGCTACTGCAG GAACTTGAACAAGAATATGGAGAACCCTTTCTGGCTGCCATGGAAAAGCTgttttttgaatatttgtgtcaGCTGGAAAAAGCACTGCCTACACCGCAGACAGAGCAG CTTCAAGATGTGCTGAGTTGGATGCAGCCTGGCGTTTCTATCACCTCTTCTCTTGCCGTGAGCCAGTATGGTGTGGACATGGGGTGGCCACTTCCAG agtgtTCTGTTACCGATTCAGTGAACCTCACAGAGCCCATGCAACAGGCTGCTCCTCAGCAACCAAGACTAGCACTTCACAGTCCTCTGCCAAAAGCCAAGCCTGGCCCATACCTTCCTCAGGGACCAGCTTCAAAGAATCACCCAGAACCTTTAGCTGGCCACCACTTCAACCTGGCCCCTCTAGGCCAGCGAAGAGTCCAGTCCCAGTGGGCACCTGCTAGGGGAGGCCATAAGGAGCGCCCCACGGTCATGCTGTTCCCCTTTAGGAATCTGGGCTCACCAACCCAGGTCATATCTAAGCCTGAAAACAGAGAACATGGGATGTGCACAGCAGATCCAGCAGATGCTGTGTGCACAAGAGCAGCCTCCGCTGGGAAGTCTAAGAATCCATGCCAGACTCTGGAGGGAACGGCTCTGAAGGAGAACCCAGTTGACTTGTCTGCCTCAGAGCAGAAAGA GAATTGCCTGGATTGCTCCACGGACTCCCTGAGACTATTATCACCTCCTAGGGCCAGGAAGCCAG TGTATTCGCCATCTCTGTGCAGCTCCGTCATTACCATAGGGGACTTGGTTTTAGACTCTGATGAGGAAGAAGATGGCCAGAGGGATGGAAAG
- the TINF2 gene encoding TERF1-interacting nuclear factor 2 isoform X2, which yields MAAPPGVGPATLRFAAAAAWQVVRGRYVEHFPRVLEFLQSLRAAAPGLVRYRHHERVCMGLKAKVVVEMILQGQPWVQVLNALNHHFPESGPVVRDPKATKQDLRKILEAQETFCQQVKELSEAPVDLASKLLQELEQEYGEPFLAAMEKLFFEYLCQLEKALPTPQTEQLQDVLSWMQPGVSITSSLAVSQYGVDMGWPLPECSVTDSVNLTEPMQQAAPQQPRLALHSPLPKAKPGPYLPQGPASKNHPEPLAGHHFNLAPLGQRRVQSQWAPARGGHKERPTVMLFPFRNLGSPTQVISKPENREHGMCTADPADAVCTRAASAGKSKNPCQTLEGTALKENPVDLSASEQKENCLDCSTDSLRLLSPPRARKPVYSPSLCSSVITIGDLVLDSDEEEDGQRDGKDPPSMP from the exons ATGGCCGCCCCCCCGGGGGTCGGTCCTGCAACTCTGCGCTTCGCAGCCGCAGCCGCCTGGCAAGTCGTGCGAGGACGCTACGTGGAGCACTTCCCGCGAGTACTGGAGTTTCTGCAATCCTTGCGCGCTGCCGCCCCTGGCTTGGTGCGCTACCGGCACCATGAACGTGTGTGCATGGGCCTAAAGGCCAAG GTGGTGGTGGAGATGATCCTGCAGGGCCAGCCTTGGGTCCAGGTCCTGAATGCTCTGAATCACCACTTCCCAGAATCTGGACCTGTGGTACGGGACCCCAAAGCT ACAAAGCAAGATCTGAGGAAGATTTTGGAGGCACAGGAAACCTTTTGTCAGCAAGTGAAGGAGTTGTCGGAGGCTCCTGTGGATTTGGCCTCAAAGCTACTGCAG GAACTTGAACAAGAATATGGAGAACCCTTTCTGGCTGCCATGGAAAAGCTgttttttgaatatttgtgtcaGCTGGAAAAAGCACTGCCTACACCGCAGACAGAGCAG CTTCAAGATGTGCTGAGTTGGATGCAGCCTGGCGTTTCTATCACCTCTTCTCTTGCCGTGAGCCAGTATGGTGTGGACATGGGGTGGCCACTTCCAG agtgtTCTGTTACCGATTCAGTGAACCTCACAGAGCCCATGCAACAGGCTGCTCCTCAGCAACCAAGACTAGCACTTCACAGTCCTCTGCCAAAAGCCAAGCCTGGCCCATACCTTCCTCAGGGACCAGCTTCAAAGAATCACCCAGAACCTTTAGCTGGCCACCACTTCAACCTGGCCCCTCTAGGCCAGCGAAGAGTCCAGTCCCAGTGGGCACCTGCTAGGGGAGGCCATAAGGAGCGCCCCACGGTCATGCTGTTCCCCTTTAGGAATCTGGGCTCACCAACCCAGGTCATATCTAAGCCTGAAAACAGAGAACATGGGATGTGCACAGCAGATCCAGCAGATGCTGTGTGCACAAGAGCAGCCTCCGCTGGGAAGTCTAAGAATCCATGCCAGACTCTGGAGGGAACGGCTCTGAAGGAGAACCCAGTTGACTTGTCTGCCTCAGAGCAGAAAGA GAATTGCCTGGATTGCTCCACGGACTCCCTGAGACTATTATCACCTCCTAGGGCCAGGAAGCCAG TGTATTCGCCATCTCTGTGCAGCTCCGTCATTACCATAGGGGACTTGGTTTTAGACTCTGATGAGGAAGAAGATGGCCAGAGGGATGGAAAG